From Pseudomonadota bacterium, the proteins below share one genomic window:
- the hisI gene encoding phosphoribosyl-AMP cyclohydrolase, whose protein sequence is MERRVNTLCSKHSANKANKGVDMEEIKWDERGLVPVVVQDKKTKDVLMVAYMNREAFELTLTTKKAHYFSRSRNKIWLKGETSGHIQKVKSVHLDCDNDTLLLVVDQRVAACHMGFWSCFYRVWKDGWKVVGKKVFDERKVYGSKGSK, encoded by the coding sequence ATGGAGCGTAGAGTTAACACCCTTTGCTCTAAGCACTCAGCTAATAAAGCCAACAAGGGAGTCGATATGGAAGAGATAAAGTGGGACGAAAGAGGGCTTGTGCCAGTAGTTGTCCAAGACAAAAAGACAAAGGATGTGCTTATGGTTGCATATATGAATAGAGAAGCCTTTGAACTAACGCTGACGACTAAAAAGGCACATTACTTTTCAAGGTCGAGAAATAAGATATGGCTGAAAGGAGAAACCTCAGGCCATATACAAAAGGTTAAATCGGTGCATCTTGACTGTGACAACGACACACTTCTTCTTGTCGTTGATCAGAGGGTGGCAGCATGTCATATGGGGTTCTGGAGTTGCTTCTACAGGGTTTGGAAAGACGGCTGGAAGGTGGTAGGCAAAAAGGTTTTTGATGAGAGGAAGGTATACGGCAGTAAAGGCAGCAAATAG
- the hisF gene encoding imidazole glycerol phosphate synthase subunit HisF: protein MLTKRIIPCLDVMEGRVVKGINFVGLRDAGDPVDNAKIYEDEMADELCFLDITASHEKRRTIIDVVERVANEVFMPLTVGGGIRSIKDIRDMLLAGADKVTVNTAAIESSEFIRKASEIFGSQCICIAIDAKRKGDGFEVYTYGGRRPTGVNAVEWAATVERLGAGEILLTSMDRDGTKMGYDIELTRTISETVNIPVIASGGVGTLEHLYEGLVDGKADAVLAASIFHYREHTIIEAKQYLRDRGVAVRL, encoded by the coding sequence ATGCTGACTAAGAGAATAATCCCATGCCTTGATGTAATGGAGGGCAGGGTAGTGAAGGGTATAAATTTTGTGGGTCTCAGAGATGCGGGCGACCCTGTCGATAATGCAAAGATATATGAGGATGAAATGGCTGATGAGCTATGTTTCCTTGATATTACTGCCTCTCATGAAAAGAGAAGAACGATAATAGATGTGGTTGAGAGGGTTGCAAATGAGGTTTTTATGCCCCTTACTGTGGGTGGTGGTATAAGGAGTATAAAGGATATCAGGGATATGCTTCTTGCCGGTGCAGATAAGGTAACGGTTAACACGGCTGCCATTGAATCGTCGGAATTTATAAGGAAGGCAAGTGAGATATTCGGCAGTCAGTGTATCTGTATTGCCATCGATGCAAAGAGAAAAGGCGATGGTTTTGAGGTCTATACGTATGGCGGAAGAAGGCCAACAGGAGTAAATGCTGTTGAATGGGCGGCAACGGTGGAAAGGCTTGGTGCAGGTGAAATACTTTTGACAAGCATGGACAGGGATGGGACAAAGATGGGATATGATATAGAACTTACGAGGACCATCTCGGAAACAGTGAATATCCCTGTAATTGCATCAGGCGGTGTTGGTACACTTGAGCATCTCTATGAAGGTCTTGTAGATGGAAAGGCAGATGCGGTGCTTGCTGCATCTATATTCCACTATAGAGAACATACAATTATTGAAGCAAAGCAGTATCTGAGAGATAGAGGGGTGGCGGTGAGGCTTTAG
- a CDS encoding 1-(5-phosphoribosyl)-5-[(5-phosphoribosylamino)methylideneamino] imidazole-4-carboxamide isomerase: MKVLFAMDIMDGKCVRLVRGDFSRVTVYSEDPVSKIKEMIEGGARDFHIIDLDGARTGQVVHREIIKNIREKVTDYMEVGGGIRREEDIKLYSDLSIDGIIVGTAALEDDGFFQSLSKFKNIILGLDLYEGRPMVRGWKTAINRDIGEILEASAHIGIMAILCTSITRDGMLTGPDYESMKRLSEMTRIPLIASGGVTSIEDVKALKDMGVWGVILGKAVYEGLIRIEEAVKYAD; the protein is encoded by the coding sequence ATGAAAGTACTTTTTGCTATGGATATCATGGATGGTAAGTGTGTGAGGTTGGTAAGAGGAGATTTTTCCAGAGTAACGGTATATAGTGAAGACCCCGTCTCTAAGATTAAAGAAATGATAGAGGGGGGAGCAAGGGATTTTCATATAATAGACTTAGATGGGGCAAGAACAGGACAGGTTGTGCACAGGGAGATTATAAAAAATATAAGAGAAAAGGTCACTGACTATATGGAAGTAGGTGGGGGCATCAGGCGTGAAGAGGACATAAAGCTCTACAGTGATTTAAGTATTGATGGAATAATTGTTGGCACTGCGGCCCTTGAAGACGATGGATTTTTTCAGAGTCTCTCGAAGTTTAAGAATATTATACTTGGCCTTGATTTATATGAAGGCCGTCCAATGGTGAGGGGGTGGAAAACTGCTATCAACAGGGATATAGGGGAAATTCTTGAGGCATCAGCGCATATTGGCATAATGGCTATTCTCTGCACAAGCATTACAAGGGACGGGATGCTCACAGGGCCTGATTATGAAAGTATGAAAAGGCTATCAGAGATGACCAGAATCCCTTTAATCGCAAGCGGCGGAGTGACAAGCATTGAGGATGTGAAGGCGCTGAAAGATATGGGTGTTTGGGGTGTAATTCTGGGTAAAGCGGTATACGAAGGTTTGATTAGGATAGAAGAGGCAGTTAAATATGCTGACTAA
- a CDS encoding Nramp family divalent metal transporter: MFRFRKIFILLALIGPAIITSNIDNDAGGIAIYSIAGARYGYNLLWTLIPTVFLLIILQEMSSRMGMVTRKGLADLIRENYGIKTAFWVMVCLFFTNLGNTTAEFSGWAASMELFKLSKYISIPIGVFFVWFLVTKWNYSIFEKIFLGICFVYITYIVSAFLAKPDWGEVMKKTVTPHFEWGKGYLIMIVSIIGTSITPWQLFYLQSGVVEKGLREEDWWASKIDVIFGSIMMGVVAFFIIVACGATLFPAGIQIDSAEDAALSLKPLAGRYAYILFAIGLANASLFSGCILPLATTYYICEAMGWETGIGKGFKEAPQFMSLFTTILILGASIVLIPNLPLIKVMWFTQIVNCLLLPAVLIFMLKLINRKELMGKFTNSLWMNIVTYAGTIILIILNVVLLFNTCVDVFK; the protein is encoded by the coding sequence ATGTTTCGCTTTAGAAAAATATTTATATTGCTTGCGCTCATTGGCCCGGCAATAATAACCTCCAATATTGACAACGATGCGGGCGGTATCGCTATCTATTCTATTGCAGGGGCACGGTACGGATATAATCTGTTGTGGACCTTAATCCCCACAGTCTTTCTGCTCATTATATTACAAGAAATGTCTTCCAGGATGGGGATGGTAACACGCAAGGGGCTTGCAGATCTTATAAGAGAAAATTATGGAATCAAAACCGCCTTCTGGGTCATGGTTTGTCTGTTCTTTACCAATTTGGGAAATACTACCGCAGAATTCTCTGGATGGGCTGCAAGCATGGAACTATTCAAGTTGAGTAAGTACATTTCAATTCCAATAGGAGTCTTTTTTGTATGGTTTCTCGTTACAAAATGGAATTATAGTATATTTGAAAAGATCTTTTTGGGTATATGTTTCGTATATATTACCTATATCGTTTCTGCTTTCCTTGCGAAGCCCGATTGGGGTGAGGTTATGAAAAAAACAGTAACCCCCCATTTTGAGTGGGGGAAGGGTTACCTCATTATGATTGTCAGTATCATTGGCACATCTATTACGCCCTGGCAGTTGTTCTATCTCCAATCGGGTGTTGTTGAGAAAGGGTTAAGAGAAGAGGACTGGTGGGCTTCAAAGATAGATGTAATATTCGGTTCTATTATGATGGGTGTTGTTGCATTTTTCATAATCGTTGCCTGTGGGGCAACATTATTTCCAGCAGGGATTCAAATAGACTCAGCAGAGGATGCTGCCCTTTCATTGAAGCCGTTGGCTGGTAGATATGCCTATATACTTTTTGCTATCGGTCTCGCCAATGCATCCCTCTTTTCCGGCTGCATCCTCCCGCTTGCCACCACGTACTATATCTGCGAGGCAATGGGATGGGAGACAGGCATAGGAAAAGGTTTTAAGGAAGCCCCACAATTCATGTCATTGTTCACAACCATACTTATCTTGGGTGCCTCAATTGTCTTAATACCAAACCTACCACTTATCAAGGTGATGTGGTTTACTCAAATAGTAAACTGCCTGCTTCTTCCTGCAGTTTTGATATTTATGTTGAAACTCATAAACAGAAAGGAACTTATGGGTAAGTTTACGAACTCGCTGTGGATGAACATTGTGACATACGCAGGTACCATCATTCTGATCATTTTGAATGTGGTTCTCCTCTTCAATACATGCGTGGATGTTTTTAAGTAA